A region from the Vicia villosa cultivar HV-30 ecotype Madison, WI linkage group LG3, Vvil1.0, whole genome shotgun sequence genome encodes:
- the LOC131660544 gene encoding syntaxin-32-like yields MQFKSTQSSFRDRTHEFHTVAEKLKKSLSSTSNGATTSTHHPPSSSSPSSSSSRSDDPRSAVAIQSEFNRRASKIGYGIHQTSQKLSKLAKLAKRTSVFDDPTMEIQELTSVIKQDITALNSAVVDLQLVSNSRNESGNVSTDTTSHSTTVVDDLKTRLMSTTKEFKDVLTMRTENLKTHESRRQLFSSTASKESANPFIRQRPLATKSSASSSNAPAPPPWASGKQVDGESQPLLQQQQQQQQQVVPLQDTYMQSRAEALQNVESTIHELGSIFNQLATLVSQQGEIAIRIDENMDDTLTNVEGAQGALLKYLNSISSNRWLMIKIFFVLMFFLMVFLFFVA; encoded by the exons ATGCAATTCAAATCAACGCAATCCTCATTTCGAGATCGCACACATGAATTCCACACCGTCGCAGAAAAATTGAAGAAATCTCTATCATCAACCTCAAACGGAGCCACCACTAGCACTCATCATcctccttcttcctcttctccttcttcttcctcttccagaTCCGACGATCCTCGATCTGCCGTCGCAATTCAATCGGAGTTTAATCGAAGAGCTTCCAAGATTGGATATGGAATTCACCAAACCTCTCAGAAACTCTCCAAGCTCGCCAAAT TGGCGAAAAGGACTTCGGTTTTTGATGATCCAACTATGGAAATTCAGGAACTAACGAGTGTTATTAAACAAGATATTACCGCGCTTAACTCTGCGGTTGTGGATCTTCAATTGGTCAGCAATTCTAGAAATGAGAGTGGGAATGTTTCTACAGATACGACTAGTCATTCGACGACGGTTGTGGATGATTTAAAGACGCGGTTGATGAGCACCACTAAAGAGTTTAAAGATGTTCTCACCATGAGAACTGag AACTTGAAAACGCACGAGAGTAGAAGACAATTGTTTTCGTCCACTGCTTCCAAGGAGTCTGCAAATCCTTTCATCCGTCAACGTCCTTTAGCTACAAAGTCTTCTGCTAGTAGTTCTAATGCTCCTGCACCACCTCCATGGGCTAGTGG GAAGCAAGTGGATGGGGAGAGTCAACCATTGCTGCAACAACAGCAGCAACAGCAACAACAGGTAGTTCCATTGCAGGACACTTACATGCAAAGCAGGGCTGAAGCTCTTCAAAATGTCGAGTCTACTATTCACGAGCTCGGAAGCATCTTTAATCAACTAGCAACACTTGTCTCCCAGCAAGGAGAGATTGCCATCAG GATTGATGAGAACATGGATGATACTTTGACGAATGTAGAGGGGGCACAAGGGGCTTTGTTGAAGTATCTGAATAGCATATCTTCTAATAGGTGGCTGATGATCAAgattttctttgttttgatgttttttctTATGGTTTTCTTATTTTTTGTGGCGTAG